Proteins encoded together in one Streptomyces umbrinus window:
- a CDS encoding GntR family transcriptional regulator gives MTSVPTPIPSRTQFVLEGIKHRILTGQLTPGQALVETELAAQFGVSKTPVREALKTLAGTGLVVMNQYKGVTVRMVDADMAREVYDVRLLLEPEALRRSVQRGSSLDTAREALERADAATDTAQRSLANREFHRSLYVRCGNPLLGRMLDEVRDQAALVSAVAWAANPSWEREATEHREILRLALDGDSDGAARALHSHIASFVQRAFPEAQGKGEQE, from the coding sequence ATGACCTCTGTGCCCACGCCGATCCCCTCCCGCACGCAGTTCGTGCTGGAAGGGATCAAACACCGCATCCTCACCGGGCAGTTGACCCCGGGACAGGCTCTGGTCGAGACCGAGCTCGCCGCACAGTTCGGGGTGTCCAAGACCCCGGTGCGCGAGGCGCTCAAGACCCTGGCCGGCACCGGGCTCGTCGTGATGAACCAGTACAAGGGCGTCACGGTGCGCATGGTGGACGCGGACATGGCGCGCGAGGTGTACGACGTGCGGCTGCTCCTGGAGCCGGAGGCGCTGCGGCGTTCCGTCCAGCGCGGCTCCTCCCTCGACACGGCGCGCGAGGCGCTCGAACGCGCCGACGCCGCCACCGACACCGCCCAACGCTCCCTCGCCAACCGCGAGTTCCACCGCTCCCTCTACGTCCGCTGCGGCAACCCGCTGCTCGGCCGGATGCTCGACGAGGTCCGTGACCAGGCCGCCCTGGTCTCCGCGGTCGCGTGGGCCGCCAACCCGTCCTGGGAGCGGGAGGCAACCGAGCACCGGGAGATCCTGCGGCTCGCCCTCGACGGCGACTCGGACGGCGCGGCGCGCGCCCTGCACTCGCACATCGCCTCGTTCGTGCAACGGGCCTTCCCCGAGGCCCAGGGAAAGGGTGAGCAGGAATGA
- the araD gene encoding L-arabinonate dehydratase: MTDAKPTTPGAGGTPDEGQVPDAPRQLRSHQWYGTEGLRSFSHRARTRQLGYLPEEHLGKPVIAILNTWSDINPCHVHLRDRAQAVKRGVWQAGGFPLEFPVSTLSETFQKPTPMLYRNMLAMETEELLRSYPVDGAVLMGGCDKSTPALLMGAASVDLPAVFVPAGPMLPGHWRNEVLGSGTDMWKYWDDKRAGLIGDCEMTELESGLARSPGHCMTMGTASTLTAAAEALGVTVPGASSIPAVDSGHDRMAAASGLRIVELVRQDRKLSDILTADAFEDAVTTVLGLGGSTNAVIHLIAMAGRAGVRLTLDDFDRIARTVPVLANVRPGGRTYLMEDFHFAGGLPGFLSRITDLLHLDRPTVSYDSLREQLASAQVHNDDVIRTRQNPVAAEGGVAVLRGNLCPDGAVIKHIAAEPHLLKHTGPAVVFDDYRTMQRTINDPELGITADTVLVLRNSGPKGGPGMPEYGMLPIPDHLLKQGVRDMLRISDARMSGTSYGACVLHVAPESYIGGPLALVRTGDTITLDVESRALQLNVDDEELARRRAEWTAPPERYERGYGALYNEQITQADTGCDFEFLARPGKVQDPYAG; this comes from the coding sequence ATGACCGACGCCAAACCGACGACACCGGGCGCCGGCGGCACCCCGGACGAGGGCCAAGTCCCGGACGCCCCGAGGCAGTTGCGCAGCCATCAGTGGTACGGCACCGAGGGTCTGCGCTCCTTCAGCCACCGCGCCCGCACCCGCCAGCTCGGCTACCTCCCCGAGGAGCACCTCGGCAAGCCGGTCATCGCGATCCTCAACACCTGGTCCGACATCAACCCCTGCCACGTCCACCTCCGCGACCGCGCCCAGGCGGTCAAGCGGGGCGTGTGGCAGGCCGGCGGCTTCCCGCTCGAATTCCCGGTGTCGACGCTGAGCGAGACCTTCCAGAAGCCGACCCCGATGCTCTACCGCAACATGCTCGCGATGGAGACCGAGGAACTGCTGCGGTCGTACCCGGTGGACGGGGCCGTCCTCATGGGCGGCTGCGACAAGTCGACACCCGCGCTGCTCATGGGCGCCGCGTCCGTCGACCTGCCGGCCGTCTTCGTGCCCGCCGGGCCCATGCTGCCGGGCCACTGGCGCAACGAGGTCCTCGGTTCCGGCACCGACATGTGGAAGTACTGGGACGACAAGCGCGCCGGGCTCATCGGCGACTGCGAGATGACCGAGCTGGAGAGCGGCCTCGCGCGCTCGCCCGGTCACTGCATGACCATGGGCACGGCGTCGACGCTGACCGCGGCAGCCGAGGCCCTCGGGGTCACGGTCCCGGGTGCCTCCAGCATCCCCGCCGTCGACTCGGGGCACGACCGGATGGCCGCCGCCTCGGGTCTGCGGATCGTCGAACTCGTCCGCCAGGACCGGAAGTTGTCCGACATCCTCACGGCGGACGCCTTCGAGGACGCGGTGACGACGGTCCTCGGACTCGGCGGCTCCACCAACGCCGTGATCCACCTCATCGCGATGGCCGGGCGCGCCGGAGTCCGGCTCACCCTCGACGACTTCGACCGGATCGCCCGTACGGTGCCGGTCCTGGCGAACGTACGGCCCGGCGGCCGGACGTACCTGATGGAGGACTTCCACTTCGCCGGCGGACTGCCCGGGTTCCTGTCGCGGATCACCGACCTGCTGCATCTCGACCGGCCGACCGTCTCGTACGACAGCCTGCGCGAGCAGCTCGCCTCCGCGCAGGTGCACAACGACGACGTCATCCGCACCCGTCAGAACCCCGTCGCCGCCGAGGGAGGCGTCGCCGTCCTGCGCGGCAATCTCTGCCCCGACGGCGCCGTCATCAAGCACATCGCCGCTGAGCCCCATCTGCTCAAGCACACCGGTCCCGCGGTCGTATTCGACGACTACCGGACCATGCAACGCACCATCAACGACCCGGAGTTGGGCATCACGGCCGACACCGTGCTGGTGCTGCGCAACTCCGGACCCAAGGGCGGCCCGGGCATGCCCGAGTACGGGATGCTGCCGATCCCCGACCACCTGCTTAAGCAGGGTGTACGGGACATGCTGCGGATCTCCGACGCCCGGATGAGCGGCACGAGTTACGGCGCCTGTGTGCTGCACGTGGCGCCCGAGTCGTACATCGGCGGGCCGCTCGCCCTGGTCCGCACCGGCGACACCATCACGCTCGACGTCGAGTCGCGCGCGCTCCAACTCAACGTGGACGACGAGGAGTTGGCGCGGCGCCGGGCGGAGTGGACCGCGCCGCCCGAGCGCTACGAGCGCGGCTACGGCGCGCTCTACAACGAACAGATCACCCAGGCCGACACCGGCTGCGACTTCGAGTTCCTCGCACGGCCGGGCAAGGTGCAGGACCCGTACGCGGGCTGA
- a CDS encoding dihydrodipicolinate synthase family protein: MTATTTAFEAGRAALADVVAIPVTPFAEDGSIDQEVHRVLLRRVLDGGVRILTPNGNTGEFYALSPEERRTVTELTIEEAGGRATILVGVGHDVPTAVASARHARELGAQMVMVHQPVHPYVSEGGWVDYHRAIAEAVPELGVVPYIRNPVLAGARLAELADTCPNVIGVKYAVPDAARFAAFARDAGLERFVWVAGLAEPYAPSYFSAGATGFTSGLVNVAPAVSLNMIEALRSGDYAGAMKVWEQIRRFEELRAANNSANNVTVVKEALASLGLCRREVRPPSKQLPESERAEVAAIAAGWSI, from the coding sequence ATGACCGCGACCACGACCGCGTTCGAGGCCGGGCGGGCCGCTCTCGCCGACGTGGTGGCGATCCCCGTGACCCCGTTCGCCGAGGACGGTTCCATCGACCAGGAGGTCCACCGCGTCCTGCTGCGCCGGGTGCTCGACGGCGGCGTACGCATCCTCACGCCCAACGGCAACACCGGTGAGTTCTATGCCCTGAGCCCCGAAGAGCGGCGCACGGTAACGGAGTTGACCATCGAGGAGGCGGGGGGCCGGGCGACGATCCTGGTCGGTGTCGGGCACGATGTGCCGACCGCCGTCGCCTCCGCCCGGCACGCCCGTGAGCTCGGGGCACAGATGGTGATGGTCCATCAGCCCGTCCACCCGTACGTCTCGGAGGGTGGCTGGGTCGACTACCACCGGGCGATCGCAGAAGCGGTCCCCGAGCTGGGCGTCGTCCCGTACATCCGCAACCCGGTGCTCGCCGGCGCCCGGCTCGCCGAACTCGCCGACACCTGCCCGAACGTCATCGGCGTGAAGTACGCCGTGCCGGACGCGGCCCGCTTCGCCGCGTTCGCGCGGGACGCCGGACTCGAACGCTTCGTGTGGGTGGCCGGGCTCGCGGAACCGTACGCGCCCTCGTACTTCTCGGCGGGCGCGACGGGCTTCACGTCCGGACTCGTGAACGTCGCCCCGGCCGTTTCGCTGAACATGATCGAAGCGCTTCGATCCGGTGACTACGCGGGTGCCATGAAGGTCTGGGAGCAGATCCGCCGCTTCGAGGAGCTGCGCGCGGCCAACAACTCCGCCAACAACGTGACGGTCGTGAAGGAGGCCCTGGCCTCGCTCGGCCTGTGCCGCCGCGAGGTCCGCCCGCCGAGCAAGCAGCTCCCCGAGTCCGAACGGGCCGAGGTCGCCGCCATCGCCGCGGGGTGGTCCATATGA
- a CDS encoding TIGR03086 family metal-binding protein, whose product MGDDGTTPSTLDLGPQALVVARLAEEVGEEQLDAVTPCPEYAVRHLLGHLAGLSAAFRDAGRKDLGATTDTAPTSRLPDVTPGWRAELPKVLGELAEAWRDPAAWAGETRAGGVDLPGEVAGVVAADELVVHGWDLARATGQPYAPDAAALNAAYAMLAPSVDDPSRGTIFGPVVPVPDGAPLLDRVIGLSGRDPGWAPTG is encoded by the coding sequence ATGGGCGACGACGGTACGACTCCGAGCACCCTTGACCTGGGGCCGCAGGCCCTGGTCGTGGCTCGCCTCGCGGAGGAGGTGGGCGAGGAGCAGCTCGACGCCGTGACGCCGTGTCCGGAGTACGCGGTGCGCCATCTGCTCGGGCATCTGGCCGGGCTGTCAGCGGCCTTCCGGGACGCCGGGCGCAAGGACCTCGGGGCCACGACGGACACCGCTCCCACCTCCCGGCTGCCGGACGTGACGCCGGGCTGGCGCGCCGAACTGCCCAAGGTGCTCGGCGAGTTGGCCGAGGCGTGGCGCGATCCGGCCGCGTGGGCGGGCGAGACCCGCGCGGGCGGTGTGGACCTGCCCGGCGAGGTCGCGGGTGTCGTCGCCGCCGATGAACTCGTCGTGCACGGCTGGGACCTGGCCCGGGCGACCGGTCAGCCGTACGCCCCCGACGCGGCGGCCCTGAACGCGGCGTACGCGATGCTCGCGCCCTCGGTGGACGATCCGTCGCGGGGGACCATCTTCGGACCGGTCGTGCCCGTGCCGGACGGGGCGCCCCTGCTGGACCGGGTGATCGGATTGAGCGGCCGGGACCCGGGGTGGGCGCCCACCGGCTGA
- a CDS encoding pectate lyase family protein encodes MRSVRTFLPRTTRGRRVLQVALACGLLAALGGPANAETRDISRDTLPANDGWAAADGGTTGGSSADDAHVFTVRNRAELVRALDGGSATPKIIKVAGTIDANTDDSGKRLDCDDYATDGYSLRKYLAAYDPRTWGAAKPSGPQEEARQASAAAQASRVELAVGSNTTIVGLGDSAVLKGASLQVRDADNVIVRNLELRDAYDCFPVWQPNTGGLGDWKTAYDTLWLRGATHVWIDHVTASDKGHPDEDEPTYFGRNYLRHDGLLDITNASDLVTVSWSRFADHDKAMLIGNGDTATGDRGKLRVTLHHNEFESVVQRAPRVRFGQVHLYNNRYVVPADAHDYRYSLGISTESAVYAENNAFTTPGHIEAADLVKSWNGTALHQTGTLWGSPRTESGGGFPVDLLAIYNAYNSGSERDLTADVGWTPALHGTVDSAAKSDRDVERGAGAGRIR; translated from the coding sequence ATGAGATCTGTACGCACCTTCCTGCCGCGCACGACAAGAGGGCGCCGTGTCCTCCAAGTCGCCCTCGCCTGCGGGCTGTTGGCCGCCCTTGGCGGGCCGGCGAACGCCGAGACCCGTGACATCAGCCGCGACACCCTGCCCGCGAACGACGGCTGGGCCGCCGCCGACGGAGGTACCACCGGGGGTTCCTCCGCGGACGACGCCCACGTCTTCACCGTACGGAACCGGGCCGAGCTGGTCCGCGCCCTCGACGGCGGCAGCGCGACCCCGAAGATCATCAAGGTCGCGGGGACGATAGACGCCAACACCGACGACTCCGGGAAGCGGCTGGACTGCGACGACTACGCGACCGACGGCTACAGCCTGAGGAAGTACCTGGCCGCGTACGACCCGCGCACCTGGGGCGCGGCCAAGCCGTCCGGTCCGCAGGAGGAGGCCCGCCAGGCCTCGGCGGCGGCCCAGGCCTCCCGGGTGGAACTCGCCGTCGGCTCCAACACCACCATCGTCGGGCTCGGCGACAGCGCCGTACTCAAGGGCGCGAGCCTCCAGGTCCGCGACGCGGACAACGTCATCGTCCGCAACCTCGAACTCCGGGACGCCTACGACTGCTTCCCCGTCTGGCAGCCCAACACCGGCGGCCTCGGCGACTGGAAGACCGCGTACGACACGCTGTGGCTGCGCGGCGCCACCCATGTGTGGATCGACCACGTCACGGCGTCCGACAAGGGTCACCCCGACGAGGACGAGCCGACCTACTTCGGCCGCAACTACCTGCGCCACGACGGCCTGTTGGACATCACCAACGCCTCCGACCTGGTGACCGTCTCCTGGAGCAGGTTCGCCGACCACGACAAGGCGATGCTGATCGGCAACGGTGACACGGCCACCGGCGACCGGGGCAAGTTGCGTGTCACCCTGCACCACAACGAGTTCGAGTCCGTCGTCCAGCGCGCCCCGCGCGTCCGCTTCGGGCAGGTGCACCTCTACAACAACCGGTACGTCGTCCCGGCCGACGCCCACGACTACCGTTACTCGCTCGGCATCTCCACCGAGTCGGCGGTCTACGCCGAGAACAACGCGTTCACAACGCCGGGCCACATCGAGGCCGCCGACCTGGTGAAGAGCTGGAACGGCACGGCCCTGCACCAGACCGGCACGCTCTGGGGGTCCCCCCGGACGGAGTCTGGGGGAGGCTTCCCCGTCGACCTGCTCGCCATCTACAACGCCTACAACTCCGGCAGCGAACGCGACCTGACCGCCGACGTCGGCTGGACGCCCGCCCTGCACGGCACGGTCGACAGCGCCGCGAAGTCCGACCGCGACGTCGAGCGCGGCGCGGGAGCGGGGAGGATCCGATGA
- a CDS encoding carbohydrate ABC transporter permease, producing MITKDIDTVAPAAPAPVADEPPQRPGKRRRAWDEAPRWQIYVPLGIYLLFTLIPFYWILLFALRKPGSTSLVPWPMTFEHFEKVWNERSFGTYFENSVYVGVATLFMTTLVALAGGYALARFDFKIKRAFMLALLCSQFVPGALLLVPLFQIFAELQMINSLGSVIIAETVFQLPLSMILISGFIRNVPYSLEEAAWVDGCNRFTGFRVVVLPLLRPGLIAVGSFAFVHSWNHFLFALMFLSNQDKQTIPVGLNSLMSADSVDLGALAAGGIIAAVPVVIVFAFIQKWLITGFSAGAVKG from the coding sequence GTGATCACCAAGGACATCGACACCGTCGCCCCGGCCGCGCCCGCACCGGTGGCCGACGAGCCGCCGCAGCGCCCGGGGAAGCGCAGGCGCGCCTGGGACGAGGCCCCGCGCTGGCAGATCTACGTCCCGCTCGGCATCTACCTGCTCTTCACGCTCATCCCCTTCTACTGGATCCTGCTCTTCGCCCTGCGCAAGCCCGGCTCGACCTCGCTCGTGCCCTGGCCCATGACCTTCGAGCACTTCGAGAAGGTGTGGAACGAGCGCAGCTTCGGCACGTACTTCGAGAACAGCGTCTACGTCGGCGTCGCCACGCTCTTCATGACCACGCTCGTCGCACTGGCCGGCGGCTACGCCCTCGCCCGCTTCGACTTCAAGATCAAGCGCGCCTTCATGCTGGCGCTGCTCTGCTCCCAGTTCGTGCCGGGCGCGCTGCTCCTGGTGCCGCTGTTCCAGATCTTCGCCGAGCTCCAGATGATCAACTCGCTGGGCAGCGTCATCATCGCCGAGACCGTCTTCCAGTTGCCGCTGTCGATGATCCTGATCAGCGGCTTCATCCGGAACGTGCCGTACTCGCTGGAAGAGGCCGCCTGGGTCGACGGCTGCAACCGCTTCACGGGCTTCCGGGTCGTCGTCCTGCCGCTGCTGCGTCCCGGGCTGATCGCGGTGGGCTCCTTCGCCTTCGTGCACTCCTGGAACCACTTCCTGTTCGCCCTGATGTTCCTCAGCAACCAGGACAAGCAGACGATCCCCGTCGGCCTCAACAGCCTGATGAGCGCCGACAGCGTCGACCTCGGCGCGCTCGCGGCCGGCGGCATCATCGCGGCCGTGCCCGTCGTGATCGTCTTCGCCTTCATCCAGAAGTGGCTGATCACGGGCTTCAGCGCCGGGGCGGTGAAGGGATGA
- a CDS encoding NAD(P)-dependent alcohol dehydrogenase: MKAIVQDAYGSADLLQLRDIGRPVPGDDEVLVEVRAAGVGPEVWHLMTGRPYVARVALGLRKPKNPVRGWDGAGRVEAVGAKVTEFKPGDEVFGNCEGSFAQYARAKAAKIALKPANLTFEQAVALPVSGMTALQALSGKGRPQPGQKVLVIGASGGVGCYAVQLAAMYGAEVTGVCGPTGADFVRSQGASHVIDYTREDITDGPHRYDVIVDNAGLRPLPVLRRALTPRGTLVIVGGEGGTSFFGGMSRGLRAVTLSPFIGQNLRNLISIARREDLLTLKELAEQDRISPAIDRTYPLAEAADAIRHLEKGHPRGKIVLTV, translated from the coding sequence ATGAAGGCGATCGTTCAGGATGCCTACGGATCAGCGGACCTCCTGCAACTGCGCGACATCGGCCGTCCCGTGCCCGGCGACGACGAGGTGCTCGTCGAGGTGCGCGCGGCCGGCGTCGGCCCCGAGGTGTGGCACCTCATGACGGGCCGGCCCTATGTGGCGCGTGTCGCCCTGGGGCTCCGTAAGCCCAAGAACCCGGTACGCGGCTGGGACGGCGCCGGACGGGTCGAGGCCGTCGGGGCGAAGGTGACCGAGTTCAAGCCGGGCGACGAGGTCTTCGGCAACTGCGAGGGCTCGTTCGCCCAGTACGCGCGCGCCAAGGCCGCGAAGATCGCCCTCAAACCGGCCAACCTCACCTTCGAGCAGGCCGTGGCCCTCCCCGTGTCCGGCATGACCGCCCTCCAGGCCCTCAGCGGCAAGGGCCGTCCGCAGCCGGGCCAGAAGGTCCTCGTCATCGGCGCCTCCGGCGGCGTCGGCTGCTACGCCGTCCAGCTCGCCGCGATGTACGGCGCCGAGGTCACCGGCGTCTGCGGCCCCACGGGCGCGGACTTCGTACGCTCCCAGGGCGCCTCGCACGTCATCGACTACACCCGCGAGGACATCACCGACGGTCCGCACCGCTACGACGTCATCGTCGACAACGCGGGACTTCGCCCCCTGCCCGTCCTCCGCCGCGCCCTCACTCCGCGCGGCACCCTCGTCATCGTCGGCGGGGAGGGCGGGACCAGCTTTTTCGGCGGCATGAGCCGCGGCCTGCGGGCCGTCACGCTCTCGCCCTTCATCGGCCAGAACCTCCGCAACCTCATCTCCATCGCGCGCCGCGAGGACCTGCTGACCCTCAAGGAACTCGCCGAGCAGGACAGGATCAGCCCGGCCATCGACCGCACCTACCCACTCGCCGAGGCCGCCGACGCCATCCGCCACCTGGAGAAGGGGCACCCCCGGGGCAAGATCGTCCTCACCGTCTGA
- a CDS encoding carbohydrate ABC transporter permease, which yields MAQAAAVAKKPAPPRRRRGSATPRRLPYLLIAPAGLLMLGFIAYPVLSVFYYSLQNYNPTKPWRNGFAGFDNFVHAFTEDPQFWDTLVFSAKWVVVEVGLQLLFGLALALIVNQTFVGRSLGRALVFSPWAVSGVLTSAIWVLLYNSQTGITRYLADMGIGDYGTSWLSDTSTVFPAAVVADLWRGVPFFAILILADLQSVSKDLYEAAEVDGASRFRQFVHITLPHLKDAIILSTLLRAVWEFNNVDLLYTLTGGGPAGETTTLPLYIANTSVDAHNFGYASALTTVAFVILLFFSMVYLRLSKFGGGDK from the coding sequence ATGGCCCAAGCCGCAGCCGTGGCGAAAAAGCCCGCGCCACCCCGGCGGCGCCGTGGCTCAGCGACGCCCCGCAGGCTCCCGTATCTGCTGATCGCCCCGGCGGGACTGCTGATGCTGGGCTTCATCGCCTACCCGGTGCTCAGCGTCTTCTACTACAGCCTGCAGAACTACAACCCCACCAAGCCGTGGCGCAACGGCTTCGCGGGCTTCGACAACTTCGTGCACGCCTTCACCGAGGACCCGCAGTTCTGGGACACGCTGGTCTTCAGCGCCAAGTGGGTCGTCGTCGAGGTCGGGCTGCAGCTGCTGTTCGGTCTCGCGCTCGCGCTGATCGTCAACCAGACCTTCGTGGGCCGCTCGCTGGGCCGCGCCCTGGTCTTCTCGCCCTGGGCCGTGTCCGGTGTGCTCACCTCCGCGATCTGGGTGCTCCTCTACAACTCCCAGACAGGCATCACCCGTTACCTCGCCGACATGGGCATCGGGGACTACGGCACGAGCTGGCTCTCCGACACCTCGACGGTCTTCCCGGCGGCGGTGGTCGCCGACCTCTGGCGAGGCGTTCCCTTCTTCGCGATCCTCATCCTCGCCGACCTCCAGTCCGTCTCGAAGGACCTGTACGAGGCCGCCGAGGTCGACGGAGCCAGCCGCTTCCGGCAGTTCGTGCACATCACGCTGCCGCACCTCAAGGACGCCATCATCCTCTCCACGCTGCTGCGCGCGGTCTGGGAGTTCAACAACGTCGACCTGCTCTACACCCTCACCGGCGGCGGACCCGCGGGGGAGACGACGACACTCCCGCTCTACATCGCCAACACCAGCGTCGACGCACACAACTTCGGCTACGCCTCGGCCCTGACCACCGTCGCGTTCGTGATCCTTCTCTTCTTCTCGATGGTCTATCTGCGGCTGAGCAAGTTCGGAGGCGGGGACAAGTGA